From a single Maylandia zebra isolate NMK-2024a linkage group LG3, Mzebra_GT3a, whole genome shotgun sequence genomic region:
- the spag17 gene encoding sperm-associated antigen 17 isoform X2, which yields MPPKGAKKGSAKKSSTDGGAANKNWETGLIKAEFEEDSWQACVSFVVGRGPQEEELIQALALAVQEPQRKLFTLLTWDDTLAKIHELGNPKAKKPDDAPMFYQVTEPAKLLLDAGEGIPCDLMAKILKFQLLLIKACYQQRSDANQAEEEKTTVSDKKGKGPHTPVIPPKEKKTKLKRRGDVEPPTFKDDEPEWGPQHYILILGFYQPQLIAGLDAIGVHVSNVIKLCLEFSQNMEEQQDHQDSCEGNEQSLRASPVFDAAVQERKLNEFWSGLRSVLDSGPPDSRLHDVVQLSYTVPHFLLPFDAQDPETVLELGSQIFDGVASLIYDCLDVRRQYQQYRNNVKFISVPAVVKHSEPVEVVSAAPTPLSKKKSGQEEAPGDQENRLLPLSLDVDMCYYNNLLDLVAPEACSVPLILHCMLEQVVISAEQSLSAHPHVAEDSKPLSSPWLDHQLVSYMLQNFLPLVQKEEERLYVLNNLLNTVQNEEDKKRLVAKFGARETDRKTEQPLVIRHHDERAQRLRDISVVQDFDPTEVELSMMRLSPVWEMIESVTQQKNRKSCWMSIKQQLQHYCTDDDVSWPEVERFFHQSVLEAMPLSGVDQQGVLRGIADPAQQQTSIVIPWDDPLSFAKQQLYNMRNKDPTFLTDEPSNREEQSGRVCSHLDLPDIQSCRLRSLFHWRYAEHHNATVLPQLLQLASEEYCCLDTFRGSHNNILYVFCHNPMSPQRQSREFWHVALHTDVKFRSYFEHVADTVSQWTRQEESKRDTTQDGNDTPESDSPKDDNTVCSSKEDERMEVFIRKGSLKAWKLEQERQKEEAIPKKSKKEDLPKDKQQKKEDKSTDNKKKKTSSDDKKSRPGTEGSSANPPTESAITTAPPVDEVVEVQHAEEPFNGFIGYIMDGKLIHVSGCLQYLFPSDGGRVTVETVSFVQGSSQMKVVVKKDGHHFYTHINQFVVDPAKCLPHNQDNKNIEPEKDCRGAEPAEIKTVKQGSFSAVLDNRIRLSYSFYGPTGERTVISQETKGKVAETSIADPIHLSASIHCSKEKDAASVPSKTQTTSSQFRPPEAQGCEGQPAEQSNSFSGLSLSIPNGLMLQYLREDTQEGGIMVRQSFPLHGKGKARHLQDTSLSKELSRIITSQGAVIRYMRDGSTEVLFADGSVSFSQDSGPVWVPDSEVQEQNSDQESEDSKKEQGSKEGTKDHRGCWLTTTPCGDRICTVGTTHKNMPTTSLLTYKATDPITHQVMLNREDLVVSVQNPDGSVVVEHADGTRITSLLQERPMNANPHCLLRTGQQPGSVTLKSASQSASDCTECVESIAGDMDVKDTCLNGDISRNSAGNACDREGAVHVCTNLNQCGCMCEEKESTESSVHMNSEHGVFAKETATQNVETKGCGKDESRMSAKERMVLVEKEGCATVVMYPERQTAHIFLADGTVVTGNNQREYEVFPSSVGVLSIRSDGTCVYSSDPLVTPSPKGSTPTEQTGIYTMSHMGKVACEITDPDGNHFQVMEDGQISVLNLRPATSTLKQTEEELEKEEDSETDGPREKPREQCPRLFLVHGDGSGTELLSSQTVKELLCQAYLDPTIALLKEQLANTQDEFGITILKPSHQSVWSQWLLNKQNPEITPPNLRNRSWHDFPAVEKKSPGPPFGTDVVYNLGLRMRPAGSAVHHRPVRSCPKVLELRELYQHRPFTTPLKNTIDSRLKEYIESLMEREQRSEKMKVKDPRSEEETAHASDLINLILSFPEEDDASHTIDRRISEDVASLYSQGICSPAEQSDVSQDFATVQSDSLEKLNRCTKDKDTTWTEKLTQYRQEMREEKIYREAMRKRSVVPFFHPENIPLYESLLQQQIPDMRSLSMALPPFPKSDSTEGFLKDAPQEDTPRPLNPTPSQSASHSARSSRVLEKRPTNPTPQSAGESSWRDSSRKCKSPQLDVSGKPRQTTVTLPSSVLGSKSCSAPLLQAEEQVRRKCQTGAIVKGFQLIPSSVDFGTLKEGTSSTIIVVMKNVGFDICRFHVKQPPPATGLRVIYSPGPVAAGLQVELKVELFAMCAVQAGEVEPKKLISQEIIIPTEKDILCLPVTATILPEGLYEIWLKDHSRVHKKNISKVFQASSWAGKRPDQSRSKRRTY from the exons ATGCCACCAAAGGGAGCTAAAAAGGGCTCTGCTAAAAAGTCCAGTACTGATGGAGGCGCAGCAAACAAGAACTGGGAAACTGGTCTCATCAAAGCAGAGTTTGAAGAG GATTCGTGGCAGGCATGTGTGTCTTTTGTGGTTGGGAGAGGTCCGCAGGAGGAGGAACTGATCCAGGCGCTGGCCTTGGCTGTACAGGAACCGCAACGCAAACTTTTCACCTTGCTAACTTGGGACGACACGCTTGCAAAG ATCCATGAGCTGGGGAATCCCAAAGCAAAAAAACCCGACGATGCCCCCATGTTCTATCAG GTTACAGAGCCAGCTAAACTGCTGCTCGATGCAGGAGAGGGGATTCCCTGTGACCTGATGGCAAAAATATTGAAGTTCCAGCTGCTACTTATCAAAGCCTGTTATCAGCAGAGGTCAGATGCTAACCAG gctgaggaggaaaagacaACAGTCTCTGATAAAAAGGGAAAGGGTCCTCATACACCGGTGATACCACCCAAGGAGAAGAAGACCAAGCTGAAGCGCAGGGGTGATGTTGAGCCACCTACTTTCAAAG ACGATGAGCCAGAGTGGGGTCCTCAGCACTATATTCTAATCCTGGGATTCTACCAGCCGCAACTGATAGCGGGACTTGATGCCATAGGTGTTCATGTGTCTAATGTCATCAAATTGTGTTTGGAGTTCTCCCAAAATATGGAGGAGCAGCAGGATCACCAAGACAGCTGTGAGGGAAATGAACAGAGTCTCAGAGCTTCGCCGGTTTTTGATGCAG CTGTGCAGGAAAGGAAGTTGAATGAATTCTGGTCAGGTCTGAGATCAGTTTTGGACAGCGGGCCACCAGACTCCAGGCTCCATGATGTGGTTCAGCTCAGCTACACTGTTCCTCACTTCTTGCTTCCCTTTGACGCGCAGGACCCTGAAACTGTG CTGGAGTTGGGAAGCCAAATCTTTGACGGTGTGGCCAGTCTTATCTATGACTGCCTAGACGTCAGAAGGCAGTATCAGCAATACCGGAACAATGTTAAATTCATCAGTGTGCCTGCTGTTGTGAAGCACTCAGAGCCTGTGGAG GTTGTGTCAGCAGCTCCAACCCCACTCTCCAAGAAGAAGTCAGGTCAGGAGGAAGCCCCAGGAGACCAAG AGAACAGgctccttcctctctctctaGATGTGGACATGTGTTACTATAACAACCTGCTGGACCTGGTTGCTCCTGAGGCCTGCTCTGTGCCTTTGATCCTGCACTGTATGTTGGAACAG GTGGTGATTTCTGCAGAGCAGTCCTTGTCTGCCCACCCCCATGTGGCTGAGGACTCCAAACCTCTCAGCAGCCCCTGGTTAGACCACCAGCTGGTCAGCTATATGCTCCAAAACTTCTTGCCACTAGTAcaaaaagaagaggagagaCTCTATGTATTAAACAACCTCCTAAACACAGTACAGAATGAAGAGGATAAGAAG AGGCTAGTGGCGAAATTTGGAGCAAGGGAAACTGACAGGAAGACTGAGCAACCTCTGGTTATCAGACACCATGATGAGCGGGCCCAGCGCTTGAGAGACATCAGT GTGGTTCAGGATTTCGATCCGACAGAGGTGGAGTTGTCCATGATGAGACTGTCTCCGGTGTGGGAGATGATCGAGTCAGTCActcagcagaaaaacagaaaatcttgTTGGATGTCCATCAAACAACAGCTACAGCACTACTGCACAGATG ATGATGTGTCATGGCCGGAGGTGGAGCGTTTTTTTCATCAGAGCGTCTTGGAGGCTATGCCGCTGTCCGGGGTGGATCAGCAGGGTGTGTTACGTGGAATAGCAGACCCAGCACAGCAGCAGACATCAATAGTAATCCCCTGGGATGACCCGTTATCCTTTGCTAAACAGCAGCTTTATAACATGAGGAACAAAG ATCCAACATTTCTTACTGACGAGCCTTCTAACAGAGAG GAGCAGAGTGGTAGAGTGTGTAGCCACCTGGACTTACCTGACATACAGAGCTGTAGGTTGAGATCTCTGTTTCACTGGCGCTATGCTGAGCACCACAATGCCACCGTCCTGCCTCAG TTGCTCCAGTTAGCATCAGAGGAATACTGCTGCTTGGACACCTTCAGAGGAAGCCATAACAACATCCTATACGTTTTTTGCCATAATCCCATGAGTCCTCAACGCCAGTCCAGGGAGTTCTGGCATGTGGCTCTTCACACCGATGTCAAGTTCAG GAGTTACTTTGAGCATGTGGCAGATACTGTTTCACAGTGGACGAGACAGGAGGAATCAAAGAGAGACACAACGCAAGACGGAAACGACACTCCAGAATCTGATTCTCCAAAAG ATGACAATACTGTTTGTTCTTCCAAGGAGGATGAGAGAATGGAAGTCTTCATCAGAAAAGGCTCCCTTAAA GCCTGGAAGTTGGAGCAGGAGCGTCAGAAGGAAGAGGCGATACCCAAAAAGTCAAAGAAAGAGGATTTGCCGAAAGATAAGCAGCAGAAAAAGGAGGATAAGTCAACCgacaacaagaaaaagaaaacgtcATCTGATGACAAGAAGAGCAGGCCAGGGACGGAAGGCAGCTCAGCCAACCCTCCCACAGAGTCAGCTATCACAACAGCGCCCCCTGTGGATGAAGTTGTAGAAGTACAGCATGCAGAGGAACCTTTCAAT GGTTTCATTGGCTACATCATGGATGGAAAATTGATCCATGTGTCAGGTTGTCTCCAGTACCTTTTCCCCTCCGATGGAGGACGTGTCACTGTGGAGACAGTCAGCTTTGTTCAAG GTTCCAGCCAAATGAAAGTCGTTGTGAAGAAGGATGGACATCATTTCTACACACACATCAACCAATTTGTTGTTGATCCTGCAAAATGTCTCCCTCATAACcaagacaataaaaacattgAACCGGAAAAGGACTGTAGAG GGGCAGAACCTGCGGAGATAAAAACAGTGAAGCAGGGCTCCTTCTCAGCTGTGCTTGACAATAGAATTCGTCTTTCATACAGTTTCTACGGTCCCACGGGAGAGCGCACAG taaTTTCCCAGGAAACCAAAGGCAAAGTAGCAGAGACATCTATCGCAGACCCCATTCATCTATCTGCCTCCATCCACTGCTCCAAGGAAAAAGATGCAGCGTCAGTTCCCTCAAAGACACAAACCACATCCAGTCAGTTCAGACCTCCAGAGGCCCAG GGTTGTGAAGGTCAACCAGCAGAGCAATCAAATTCGTTCAGCGGTCTCAGCCTCTCTATTCCTAATGGCCTCATGCTGCAATATCTGCGAGAAGATACACAAG AAGGAGGTATTATGGTGAGACAAAGCTTTCCTCTACATGGCAAAGGAAAGGCAAGACATCTTCAGGACACATCCCTCTCCAAGGAATTGTCCCGTATTATCACCAGCCAGGGAGCTGTGATCCGTTACATGAGAGATGGATCCACAGAG GTGCTGTTTGCTGATGGCTCAGTCAGTTTCAGTCAGGATTCTGGTCCAGTGTGGGTCCCTGACTCTGAGGTTCAGGAGCAAAACTCTGATCAGGAATCTGAGGACAGCAAGAAAG AACAGGGCTCAAAGGAGGGGACTAAGGATCACAGAGGGTGTTGGTTAACTACAACTCCATGTGGAGATCGCATCTGTACTGTTGGgaccacacacaaaaacatgccaACCACGTCCCTTCTCACTTACAAGGCTACTGACCCCATCACCCATCAG GTGATGCTGAACCGCGAGGATCTGGTGGTTTCTGTCCAGAACCCAGATGGGTCTGTAGTTGTAGAGCATGCAGATGGAACCAGGATTACCAGCCTCTTGCAAGAAAGGCCAATGAATGCAAATCCACACTGTTTGCTGCGCACTG GACAGCAGCCAGGGAGTGTAACCCTTAAATCAGCCTCTCAAAGTGCAAGCGACTGCACTGAGTGTGTGGAAAGCATTGCTGGGGACATGGATGTCAAGGACACTTGTCTCAATGGAGACATCAGCAGGAACAGTGCAGGGAATGCATGTGACCGGGAGGGAGCTGTTCATGTGTGCACAAATCTGAATCAGTGCGGATGTAtgtgtgaagaaaaagaaagtactGAAAGTAGTGTGCATATGAATAGTGAACATGGTGTGTTTGCCAAAGAGACTGCGACTCAGAATGTTGAGACTAAAGGGTGTGGGAAGGATGAATCAAGGATGTCTGCTAAAGAGCGGATGGTGTTGGTAGAGAAGGAGGGCTGCGCCACAGTAGTGATGTACCCAGAGCGTCAAACGGCTCATATCTTTTTAGCCGATGGAACGGTCGTCACTGGGAACAATCAAAGAGAATACGAG GTGTTCCCATCCAGTGTAGGAGTCCTGTCCATCAGAAGCGATGGAACATGCGTGTACTCCTCAGACCCACTCGTAACTCCAAGTCCAAAGGGGTCTACTCCCACTGAACAGACAGGAATTTACACTATGAGTCATATGGGCAAAGTGGCCTGTGAAATTACAGACCCTGATGGGAACCATTTCCAG GTTATGGAGGATGGGCAGATATCTGTGCTAAACTTGAGACCTGCTACTAGCACGCTTAAACAAACGGAGGAAGAGCTAGAAAAGGAAGAGGACAGTGAAACGGATGGGCCTCGTGAAAAACCCAGAGAGCAGTGTCCCAG GTTGTTTCTGGTGCATGGGGATGGCTCAGGCACTGAACTGCTGAGCTCTCAAACTGTAAAGGAGCTGCTCTGCCAGGCGTACTTGGACCCTACCATAGCACTGTTGAAGGAACAATTGGCAAACACACAAG ATGAGTTTGGCATCACTATCCTAAAGCCCAGCCACCAGAGTGTGTGGTCTCAGTGGTTGCTTAACAAACAGAACCCTGAAATTACCCCTCCCAACCTCAGAAACCGCAGCTGGCATGACTTCCCCGCAGTAGAA AAGAAGAGTCCAGGTCCTCCATTTGGTACTGACGTAGTGTATAATTTGGGTCTGAGAATGAGGCCTGCAGGTTCTGCAGTACATCATCGGCCTGTCAGGAGCTGCCCTAAGGTCCTGGAGCTGAGAGAACTATACCAGCACCGACCATTCACCACACCACTCAAAAATACTATAGACTCACGATTAAAG GAATACATCGAGAGTTTGATGGAAAGAGAGCAACGGTCAGAAAAGATGAAAGTTAAAGACCCTCGCTCTGAGGAGGAGACTGCCCATGCCAGTGATCTCATCAATCTGATTTTg TCTTTTCCAGAGGAAGATGATGCCAGTCACACCATTGATAGGAGGATTTCAG AGGACGTAGCCAGTCTGTACAGCCAAGGAATCTGTAGCCCAGCTGAACAGTCAGATGTTTCTCAAGACTTTGCCACGGTACAAAGTGACAGCTTGGAGAAATTAAACCG tTGTACCAAAGACAAGGATACAACATGGACTGAAAAACTTACACAGTACAG gCAGGAGATGCGTGAAGAGAAGATCTACAGAGAGGCtatgaggaagaggagcgttGTTCCCTTTTTCCACCCAGAAAATATTCCCCTGTACGAG AGTCTGCTACAGCAACAAATACCTGACATGAGGAGTTTGTCAATGGCTCTCCCACCATTTCCCAAGTCGGACAGTACTGAGGGCTTCCTGAAAGATGCGCCACAGGAGGACA CTCCAAGGCCTTTAAACCCAACACCGTCTCAGTCTGCAAG tcatTCAGCAAGAAGTAGCAGGGTGCTAGAAAAGAGACCCACCAACCCCACACCTCAGTCTGCTG GTGAAAGCAGTTGGAGGGATTCTTCTAGGAAATGCAAGTCACCACAGTTAGATGTGAGTGGAAAGCCCAGACAGACTACAGTCACCCTACCATCCTCTGTCCTCGGCTCTAAATCCTGCAGTGCACCG CTCCTGCAGGCGGAGGAGCAAGTGAGGAGGAAGTGCCAAACAGGTGCCATTGTGAAGGGCTTCCAGCTCATCCCATCGAGCGTAGACTTTGGCACGCTGAAGGAGGGCACCTCCTCCACCATTATTGTTGTGATGAAGAATGTTGGTTTTGACATATGCAG GTTCCATGTGAAACAGCCTCCTCCTGCTACAGGCCTCCGGGTCATCTACAGCCCTGGCCCT GTGGCCGCAGGTCTGCAGGTCGAACTGAAGGTTGAGCTGTTTGCAATGTGTGCTGTCCAAGCAGGGGAAGTAGAGCCAAAGAAGTTAATCTCCCAGGAAATTATCATTCCTACTGAGAAAGACATCCTCTGTCTGCCAGTCACTGCTA